In Thermodesulfobacteriota bacterium, the genomic stretch GTAAAGGAGATCGAGGCCGAGAGGATAACGGATATCGGGGGCCTGGCCCTCCGGGGCAGGGTGGACAGGATAGACGAGCTCGAGGACGGAAGCGAATTGGTAATCGATTATAAAAGCGGGAAAGTCTCCCGCTACGACTGGCTTACGGAGAGGCCGAAGGAGCCGCAGCTCCTTATCTACAGCGCGGAAGGGAACTTCTCCGGGGTCTCCTTTGCCAGGCTCGTGCCCGGCGAGCTGAGGTTCGTAGGCATCTCCAAATATGAAGGGCTTCCGGGCATAAAGCCCTTTGAATCCGACGGCAACTTCAGGAAAAAGGCGGATGGGAAAGACTGGGACGGGCTGATGGCTTTCTGGAAGGCCGCCCTCGAGGGGCTCGTAAGGGATTTCATGTCCGGGCAAGCCCAAATCGACCCGAACGGCGGCGTTGCGGGGAACGAGAGCGCGTGCCGCTACTGCGAGCTTCCGGCGTTCTGCAGGGTCGCGGAGCTCCTGCCCGTTACGAGCGAGGAAGGGGAGGATGAGCTTAACGACGACCGATAGCGACATGCTCGCAAGGGAAAGGGCGCTCGACACTTCAGCCTCTTTCGCGGTGCAGGCGCCCGCAGGGTCCGGCAAGACAGAGCTCCTCATGCAGAGGTTCCTCGCGCTCCTCTCCGGGGTGGATACGCCCGAGCGCATACTCGCACTCACTTTTACGAGAAAGGCCGCCGGTGAGATGCACTCCCGGATAATCGGCGCCTTAAGGAAGGCCTCGGAAGGCTTTGTGGGCGAAAAGCCCCATGAGATGAAGACCATCGGGCTCGCGGCGGAAGCGCTTCGGCGGGACAGGGAACTGGGCTGGGACATCCTTTTGAACCCTGGAAGGCTCAAGGTGCAGACGATCGACTCGTTTTCATCCGTTTTGGCGAGGCAGATGCCGCTCCTTTCCGGGCTCGGGGACTATTCCATAACAGACGAGCCGGAAGAGCTGTATTCCAAGGCTACCGAGCGGACGATAGCCCTTGTCGAGGACGAAGGGCCTGACGGCGATTCTGTAAGGAGCGCGCTCGACCACCTCGACAACTCCGTAAGGGCGCTATCGGCAAGGCTCGTGATGATGCTCGGGAAGCGCGACCAGTGGCTCCGGCATCTCGAACGGGATATTACCGACGATGGGATGAGGGCCCTCCTCGAAGGCTCGCTTAAGAGGCTCGTGGAGGAGGAGCTTCGGAAGATAGAGGCAGGGTTCCCGGCGGGGCTCGAAGGCGCGCTGCTGCGCACGGCGAGGCACGCGGCAAAGAACATCGCAAATGAAAAGAGCGCTATCCCGGGCCTGTCCGGTCTCGAAAGGCTCCCGGGTCCGGTAGCGGAAGGCCTTCCGCTCTGGAAGGGCATACAGGAGCTGCTGCTTACAGGGAAGGACGAATGGAGAAAGCCGAAAGGCGTGAACGTGAAGCTCGGCTTCCCCAACGGCGACCCCTTGTCCGCTGCGATGAAAAAGGAATTCCAGGAGCTCCTTGAGTCCCTCTCAGGCAATGAGAGGCTCATGAAGGCGCTCGGAAGGGTGCGGGCGCTCCCCATCCCTGAATTCCCGGAAGAGGAGAGGGAGACGCTATTCGCGCTCATGCGGCTTCTCCCAATCGCGGAAAGGGAGCTCAAAAGGGTCTTTGCAGAGGCGGGGAAGGCCGACTTCCAGGCCGTCGCGCTCTCGGCCCTTGAGTCCCTCGGCACTGAAGGCGAGCCGACGGACCTCATGCTCGCGCTGGATATGAAGTTGCAGCACATACTCGTGGACGAATACCAGGACACCTCGCAGACCCAGCTCTCGCTCGTTGAGGCCCTCACGAGGGGATGGACAGAAGGCGACGGCAGGACCCTGTTCGTGGTCGGCGACCCCATGCAGTCCATCTATCTTTTCAGGGAGGCCCAGGTGGGCCTATTCCTCAGGGCAAGGAAAGAGGGTATAGGCCAGGTAAGGCTCATCCCGCTTACCCTCTCCCGGAACTTCAGGTCTTCAGAGCGCATAGTGGAATGGGTGAACCGGACCCTGGGCCCGGCCTTTCCCGCGGATGAGGACGTCTTTACCGGCAGAGTTGCCTACGCGCCGTCCGAAGCGGCAAGGGGGGCCGTCCCGGAGAGCGCTGTGGAGCTTACGCTTTTGCGTGAAAGGGACGACGGACTTGAGGCCGGACGAGTTGTTGCCATCCTTAAGAGGCTCCCGGAGAATGAATCAGCCGCGATACTCTGCAGGTCGAGGGCCCATGTGGACGGCATTGTCGAGGCGCTGAAGGATAACGGGATTCGGTTCAGGGCCAGGGACATAGACCCGCTTTCGGAGAGGCCCGTGATACTGGACCTGACGGCGCTTCTCAAGGCGCTCGAACACCCCCTTGACAGGGTGGCTTGGCTTGCGTGTCTCCGCGCACCCTGGTGCGGCCTTACCCTTTCAGACCTCCACTCTCTTTGCGTCGGAGATGCCTCATCGCCTGTCCGTGAGCTTGCCTCTGACGAGAAAAGGCTTGATGCCCTTTCCGAGGACGGAAGGAGAAGGCTTTCCGGGTTCGTTGAAAAGACCGGGAAGGCGCTTTCGCTTTGGGGCAGGAGGCCCCCTTCCGAGGTGCTCCGCGGCCTCTGGATCAGCCTCGGAGGGCCTGGAGCCGCCGGAGACGAGTGCGCCATTAATGACGCGAGGGAATTTTTTAAGCTCTTGAAGTCCGTCGAGGGGCCGAGCCGCGTTTCCATGGCCGAGCTTGAGAGGAGGATTGAAGACCTCTATTCCGGCGGCGGAAGCCAGGACGCCGCATTGGAGATAATGACCGTGCACAAGGCCAAGGGCCTTGAATTCGACAATGTAATAATCCCAGGGCTTGGAAAGGGTCCTCGGAACGAGGACAAGGGACTTCTCATCTGGCTCGAAAAGGATAAAGACCTCCTCTTTGCGCCCGGTCCGGGTACCGGGAAGGAAGGGTCGGTCATTTACGAATATTTATCCGGCATAATGAAGGAGAAGCGCGAACTGGAAGAGATGCGCCTCTTTTACGTTGCCGCCACAAGGGCCCGCAAATCGCTCCATCTCATAGGCCACATAAAAGAAGGCGAGGACGGGGAGATTGCTGCTACCCAGAGGTCTTTCCTGTCGAAGATCTCCCATGCGATGGGCGAAGGCAGGTTTATTGAAAGGAAGGAGGATGGCCCTTCTCCCGTAGCCGTTATCAGGCGGGCGGGGAATAGGCTACCGCTCTCATGGGAGCTGCCGGAGCCCGCCCCGCCGGTGCTCGTCGACAGCGCGGAAAGGGTGGTCGAGCAGACCGAGCCCGAGTTCTACTGGGCAGGCGAGGCAATACGCCACATGGGAACTGTCGTACACAGGTATCTTTGCCGCATAGCAAGTGAAGGGCTGGAAAAATGGGATAAAGGACGGATAGGTGGAGAGGAGCAGCGCCTTAAGGCCATGCTCCGCTCGCTCGGCCTCGGGGCCAGGGAGGCCGGGGAAGCCGCCAGGGAGGGCGTAAGGACGCTCCTCAAGGCTATATCCGACCCCAGGGGGCGCTGGATACTCTCGAAAAGGGACGGGGCGGGCACAGAGCTCCCGGTAACGGCGGTTCTTGAAGGCGGGATAACGCACATGGTCATAGACCGGACTTTCGTGGATGAGGACGGAGCGCGCTGGGTGATAGACTACAAAACCGGGGCGCACGAGGGCGGCTCGCTCGATGAGTTCTTCCGTAGCGAGCGCGAAAGGTACAGGCCGCAGCTCGAAAAATACGAGCGGGCGCTCAGAAAAGGCGGGGAGAAAAGAGAGATTAGAAAGGGGCTCTACTATCCTGCCCATGCGGAATTCTTAGAGGTAAAATAAGGCAATCTCTAAAAATTGATCTTTTCCCCGGACTCTGCGTAGTTACGGGAATAAAAATGCTCACATATTGTCATATATGCTCCGCTTTTTATTCCCGGCCTTCCGGGAAAAGCGGGAATCCCCAATTTTTGAGGTTGCCATAAAAAAGGCGCCCCTGAAAAGGGACGCCTTTAAATGTCTCGAAAAATGGATTGTGGATTTCTCCGTTCGCCTTGCTGCTCTTCCGTTTCTCAGCAGTTCACGACCACCTGCTGGTGCTTGAGTTCCTCTGCCCTGAGATATGAGCCGAGCGATTTGTCCATGTTCCCTATGTGGTTCATGAACCAGTCGATTATGCGCCTCTGCACCTTGAGTACGAGTGAGAGCCTGGCCCCGGTCTCGAATTCGCCCCTCAAGGCCGTAATCTCCTCGAGCAGTTTCCTGTGCTCTGCCGCGTGGGCCCTTTTCCCGGAGTAGCCTATCCGCTCCATCGCGGCCTCCTCAGCCTGGAAATGCCTTCCGAGATAGTTCTCCATGAACTCGTAAAGCTCCTCTATCTCTTCCCGCCCGCGCCCGTGCTCCATCGCGGCCACGAGCTTGGCAAACCTGGCGAAAAGCTCCCTGTGCTGCTTCTCCTGCCACCAGACCCCTGTAGAGAGCTGCTCTTTCCATCTTACCATCATGTGTTTGCCTCCTTGAGAATCCGGGCGTGAAAAAAAGAGACGGCCTTGTAAGGCCTTAATACCATATCGGATGCCCCGCGCCAGGCCTTTAGCGAAAAAGGATGTCCGGCAGTCCTTATGTAAGTAGCCGAATATCAAGATTAAATCGACCAGGTGCAGGGCCGGCGCCAGGTTTCTTGCGCTTGACAAAACGGAAAGGTACATAGTACCCTTTCTATGCTGGACGAACCCACAATGCTCCGGCCAAATATTCCGGCCAAAATATTCCGGTTTGATATGCTCCTTAAGAGATGGGTCCCCATCCTTGCGCTCCTGATCGCGCTCTCCGCGACTTTCCTGGTCTGGCGCGAGCTCTCAATTTCCGAGAGGGCCGGCCTCGCCCACCATACCGCATTGAAAGCCACTTCAGTAAAGGAAACCATAAGGGACGAAATGGTCCTCAAGGTGCAGGCCCTTGCAGAGCTTGCCCGGAGATGGGAGGCCGGGGCCGGTGCAGAGATAAAGTGGCAGGAGTGGGAAGATCTCCTGGCCGCGGAGCGCAAGCAGGGCCTCGCGGCGGTGGTCTTTACCCGCTCCGGCGGCGGGCCGGTTTTCAGGGCCGGCGAGGCGGGGATCAAGGCGATCGAAGACTTTAGCGCCCATGCGGAAGGGGTGAGCGGGGAGGGCGGCCCGGCCATCTCCGGGCCTGTCGAGTTTGAGGATGGGAGAAAGGGGTTCGTGGTCTCGGTGCCCGTGCGCGTAGACGGCATCTCAGCCGGAGCGCTCTCCGGCTTATTCGATTCACGGGATCTCTTCGGGGCGCTGTTATCCGGGAAAAGAGGCGAACTCCTCGGCTACTCCGTGGCGGTCTTAAGCGGCGCCACGGTCCTTTTCGCCGAATCCGGCTACATTGAGAGCGAGTGGACCAAGAGCCTTGAACTTAATATTCTGAACGCCGCCTGGACGGTAAAGGTGCGGCCCGGAGACGGCGTCATATCATCGGGAATCTCCGTCATACCGTCGGTCGTCCTCGGCATGGGCTCACTGGTCTCGGTTTTTCTCGCCTCCCTCATATATTTTGCCCAGTCGGCGAGGATAAAGGGCAAGAGCCTGGAAGTGGCCAACGAGATGCTCAGGGCCGAAATAGAGGAGAGGTCTGCGGCAGAGGAGGAACTGAGGAGAAGCGATGAGAAGTTCAGGGGCCTCGTCGAGACATCGAGCGACCTGGTATGGGAGCTGGACGAGGACTTCCGCTATACTTACGTAAGCCCGAAGGTCAGGGACATGCTCGGATACGGGGTGGAAGAGGTGCTTGGCAGGGCCCCCTGGGACTTCATGGAGCCCGAGGAGGCCGAAAGGGTCAGGGCCGAGTTCGAAATGGCGGCGTCGCAAAGGAGCCCGCTGGCCCTTTTCGAGAACGTAAGCGTGAGAAAGGACGGGGCCCGCGTCGTAGTCGAGACTAGCGGAGCGCCGGTCTTCTCTCCGAACGGGGAGTTCTCCGGCTTCAGGGGCGTAGACAGGGACATAACCGGGAAGAGGCTGGCCGAGGAGGACTTGAGGAAGAGCAGGGCGAACCTCGCGACCGCGCAGATGATAGCGCACATGGGGAGCTGGGACTGGGATATGATGAAAGGCGAGGTGTCCTGGTCCGACGAGATGTACAGGGTCTTCGGGGCCGAACCTGGCGGGCTCAGGCCCTCCTATGATTCCTTGCTTGGCCTCGCCCATCCGGGGGACAGGGAGGCCGTGAAGAGGAGCATAGACGAGTCGGTTAAAAACGGCGCAGCCTATTCGCTCGAGCACAGGATAGTCCTCCCTGACGGAAGCCTGAGGGTCGTCCATGAGCAGGGCGAGGCGGTCCTTGACGGGAAGGGAAAAGTCTCGCGGCTGGTCGGAACGGTGCAGGACATAACCGACAGGAAGAGGACCGAGGAGCAGCTTAACCTCTACCGCGAGCACCTGAAGGAGCTTGTGGATGAGAGGACCGCGGAGCTCAAGGAAGTGAACCAGAGGCTCGCTTTCGAGGTGGAGATAAGGAAAAAGGCCGAGAAGGCTATGGCCAGCATGAACGAGGACCTCGAGGAGAGGGCCCGCGAGCTCGAACGGGTGAATAAGGAGCTCGAGGCGTTCACATACTCGGCCTCTCACGACCTCCAGGAGCCGCTGCGGGTCATATCCGGCTATATACAGCTCCTCTCCAGGAGGTACAAGGGAAGGCTCGACGCCGAGGCGGACGAGTTCATCTCCTATGCCGTTGACGGGGTCGGGAGGATGCAGAGGCTCATAAACGACCTCCTCTCCTATTCCAGGGTCGGGAGGTTGAAGGCACTGAAGCCCGTCGACTGCAAGGAGGCGCTCGGTAGCGCGTCCGCGAACCTGAAGGCCCTACTAGACGAGAGCGGGGCGGTTTTGAGATACGAGGGGCTTCCGACCATCATGGCCGACTCGTCGCAGATAGAGCAGCTCTTCATGAACCTCATATCGAACGCCGTGAAATACAGGAGCGGGAAAACGCCAGTAATAACGATAAAGGCCTCGCAGAAAGGACGGGAATGGCATTTCTCCGTGAGTGACAACGGCATCGGCATAGACCCGAAATACTCGGAGAGGATATTCGAGCTCTTCCAGCGGCTCCACGGAAAGACCGAGTTCCAGGGGAGCGGCATCGGGCTCTCCATATGCAAGAAGGTGGTCGAGAACCACGGTGGAAGGATATGGGTGGAGTCCGCGCCGGGGGAGGGCTCGACCTTCCACTTCACCATACCTATAAGGGATGCGTCCAATGAATGACGGCCTCCGCGGACGTCCGATGGAAATACTCATGGTGGAGGACAACCCCTACGACGTCCGGCTTGCGATGGAGGCCTTCAGGGAAGCCAAGGTGGCCAATAGAATGCACCTGGCCGCTGACGGGGAGGAGGCCATCGAGTTCCTGAGGAGAAATGGAAGGCACCGTGACGCGCCG encodes the following:
- a CDS encoding UvrD-helicase domain-containing protein, which produces MSLTTTDSDMLARERALDTSASFAVQAPAGSGKTELLMQRFLALLSGVDTPERILALTFTRKAAGEMHSRIIGALRKASEGFVGEKPHEMKTIGLAAEALRRDRELGWDILLNPGRLKVQTIDSFSSVLARQMPLLSGLGDYSITDEPEELYSKATERTIALVEDEGPDGDSVRSALDHLDNSVRALSARLVMMLGKRDQWLRHLERDITDDGMRALLEGSLKRLVEEELRKIEAGFPAGLEGALLRTARHAAKNIANEKSAIPGLSGLERLPGPVAEGLPLWKGIQELLLTGKDEWRKPKGVNVKLGFPNGDPLSAAMKKEFQELLESLSGNERLMKALGRVRALPIPEFPEEERETLFALMRLLPIAERELKRVFAEAGKADFQAVALSALESLGTEGEPTDLMLALDMKLQHILVDEYQDTSQTQLSLVEALTRGWTEGDGRTLFVVGDPMQSIYLFREAQVGLFLRARKEGIGQVRLIPLTLSRNFRSSERIVEWVNRTLGPAFPADEDVFTGRVAYAPSEAARGAVPESAVELTLLRERDDGLEAGRVVAILKRLPENESAAILCRSRAHVDGIVEALKDNGIRFRARDIDPLSERPVILDLTALLKALEHPLDRVAWLACLRAPWCGLTLSDLHSLCVGDASSPVRELASDEKRLDALSEDGRRRLSGFVEKTGKALSLWGRRPPSEVLRGLWISLGGPGAAGDECAINDAREFFKLLKSVEGPSRVSMAELERRIEDLYSGGGSQDAALEIMTVHKAKGLEFDNVIIPGLGKGPRNEDKGLLIWLEKDKDLLFAPGPGTGKEGSVIYEYLSGIMKEKRELEEMRLFYVAATRARKSLHLIGHIKEGEDGEIAATQRSFLSKISHAMGEGRFIERKEDGPSPVAVIRRAGNRLPLSWELPEPAPPVLVDSAERVVEQTEPEFYWAGEAIRHMGTVVHRYLCRIASEGLEKWDKGRIGGEEQRLKAMLRSLGLGAREAGEAAREGVRTLLKAISDPRGRWILSKRDGAGTELPVTAVLEGGITHMVIDRTFVDEDGARWVIDYKTGAHEGGSLDEFFRSERERYRPQLEKYERALRKGGEKREIRKGLYYPAHAEFLEVK
- a CDS encoding bacteriohemerythrin, with translation MMVRWKEQLSTGVWWQEKQHRELFARFAKLVAAMEHGRGREEIEELYEFMENYLGRHFQAEEAAMERIGYSGKRAHAAEHRKLLEEITALRGEFETGARLSLVLKVQRRIIDWFMNHIGNMDKSLGSYLRAEELKHQQVVVNC
- a CDS encoding PAS domain S-box protein; the protein is MLLKRWVPILALLIALSATFLVWRELSISERAGLAHHTALKATSVKETIRDEMVLKVQALAELARRWEAGAGAEIKWQEWEDLLAAERKQGLAAVVFTRSGGGPVFRAGEAGIKAIEDFSAHAEGVSGEGGPAISGPVEFEDGRKGFVVSVPVRVDGISAGALSGLFDSRDLFGALLSGKRGELLGYSVAVLSGATVLFAESGYIESEWTKSLELNILNAAWTVKVRPGDGVISSGISVIPSVVLGMGSLVSVFLASLIYFAQSARIKGKSLEVANEMLRAEIEERSAAEEELRRSDEKFRGLVETSSDLVWELDEDFRYTYVSPKVRDMLGYGVEEVLGRAPWDFMEPEEAERVRAEFEMAASQRSPLALFENVSVRKDGARVVVETSGAPVFSPNGEFSGFRGVDRDITGKRLAEEDLRKSRANLATAQMIAHMGSWDWDMMKGEVSWSDEMYRVFGAEPGGLRPSYDSLLGLAHPGDREAVKRSIDESVKNGAAYSLEHRIVLPDGSLRVVHEQGEAVLDGKGKVSRLVGTVQDITDRKRTEEQLNLYREHLKELVDERTAELKEVNQRLAFEVEIRKKAEKAMASMNEDLEERARELERVNKELEAFTYSASHDLQEPLRVISGYIQLLSRRYKGRLDAEADEFISYAVDGVGRMQRLINDLLSYSRVGRLKALKPVDCKEALGSASANLKALLDESGAVLRYEGLPTIMADSSQIEQLFMNLISNAVKYRSGKTPVITIKASQKGREWHFSVSDNGIGIDPKYSERIFELFQRLHGKTEFQGSGIGLSICKKVVENHGGRIWVESAPGEGSTFHFTIPIRDASNE